In Achromobacter pestifer, the DNA window GCGACAAGACCAGCCGCTGGATTTCGGAAGAGCCCTCATAGATCTCAAGTATGCGCTGGTCGCGGTACAGCCGCTCGGCCACCGTAGGCTTGCAATAGCCCAGCCCGCCCCAGATCTGAACGGTATTGTCCACTACCCGGTGCGAAACCTCCGAGGCGAACAGCTTGGCCATGGCGCCCAGGTTGGAGACATCTTCCTGGCGGTCGTAGGCTTGGGCGGCCTGGTACAGCATCATGCGGGCAGCTGAGATCTCCGTGGCCATGTCGGCCAGGCGAAAGCCGATGGCCTGGTTGTCCCCGATGGGTTGGCCGAATGTCCGGCGCGACACGGCGCGGACCGCGGCCTCGCGGTAGCCCGCCAGCGCCACGCCCAGGGATTGGGCGGCGACCATGATGCGGCCGACGTTCAGCGTCTGCAGCGCCAGGCGCAGTGCGCGGTTGAGCTCGCCGACCTGGGCGCTGTCGGGAACGACCAGGTCAAGTTTCAGGTTCGAGGTCTGGGTGCCGCGGATGCCCATCTTGTCGGAGAGTTCGTCGATGACCGCGCCCGGCTGCTCCTTATCGACCATGAAGGCGCTGATGCCGCGTCCTCCTGCCGTGGGGTCGGTTTTGGCAAAGACCACGTAGTAGCGCGAAGCCCCGCCATTGCCGATCCAGTATTTCTCCCCGCGCAGGCGCCAGCCGCCGCCTTCGCGCACGGCCGTGGCCTCGATGGCAGCGGCGTCCGAACCGGCGATGCGCTCGGAAAGTGCAAAGCTGGTGGCGCGGCCCTCGGCCATTTCGCGCAGATAGAAGGATTTCTGCTCGTCCGTGCCGGCCAGCAGCAGGGGAAACGCGCCCAGCTGATAGGCGCACATGATGGCGGCGGTCGAAGCGCAGTGCGTGCCCAAGGCTTCGACTACCGCCACGGTGGCGACCAGGTTGGCGCCTTGGCCGCCCCATTGCGTGGGCAGGAACAGGCCGGTGAATTTGTGTTCGACCAGGGCGGAAATTGTCTCCCAGGGATAGCGTTGTTCACGGTCCAGCTCGGGGGCGAGC includes these proteins:
- a CDS encoding acyl-CoA dehydrogenase family protein translates to MTVIWNPTLDDNAARWQALAHKLGSERFAPLAPELDREQRYPWETISALVEHKFTGLFLPTQWGGQGANLVATVAVVEALGTHCASTAAIMCAYQLGAFPLLLAGTDEQKSFYLREMAEGRATSFALSERIAGSDAAAIEATAVREGGGWRLRGEKYWIGNGGASRYYVVFAKTDPTAGGRGISAFMVDKEQPGAVIDELSDKMGIRGTQTSNLKLDLVVPDSAQVGELNRALRLALQTLNVGRIMVAAQSLGVALAGYREAAVRAVSRRTFGQPIGDNQAIGFRLADMATEISAARMMLYQAAQAYDRQEDVSNLGAMAKLFASEVSHRVVDNTVQIWGGLGYCKPTVAERLYRDQRILEIYEGSSEIQRLVLSRAVRKEAEELAI